The Anguilla rostrata isolate EN2019 chromosome 18, ASM1855537v3, whole genome shotgun sequence genome has a window encoding:
- the si:ch211-195b21.5 gene encoding zinc finger protein 318 codes for MFHGGGPGGRYPRQYEPRCRNPTSFDQPPGPSVATGFRPHGQYNLPSRPRVPYGPFEPHQYEGSRPAFPPFYLGNSEECRRSSAGRGYPASGCGSNQGPCGGPPGENVGRELNPCAGFPVVSMGNPHSQEDMENQRASEEFLRCLAAKEKFPVRDRAVDRGEPHYRPPCPGNGQGQEPGADDQACKRQSMGRSRSRPRSRSRGRSVGRSKSRPRSRPRSRSRGKSMGRSKSRPRSRSRSRSRSRGKSMGRSKCRPRSRSRSCSRGKSMGRSKSRPRSRSRSRGKSAGRSKSRPRSRSRSQEKSLAKSCSQGAGLGPSRSCSGSSSSSSSISITVEGTGRTAPPSKKSAMDMFRELLLAGQLKNREELLTLSKMAALKKQLDPASHGPASTQTSRYPAHASEGRQTGSLPRETQSLLSAVNKGMEPSLLASIQGQMGEQPHGQRVQAVREDVQTGQCANVFGSVKQETAEESVGEFLLPHERVRHDTGGFSRILGVMGNAPDLQEKRKIFTDIEDEEKFLYGDEDEKGKVAVRPVAGEKQQAAVDFEKIKKALTTIGLDLGKAEISKMVARTQEHQTSQVAESSHLLKGVSSSGGPSPSPNHGLKRNRSPNSDTYHNSHSSAKQAVYSGAPAGLVRSEFDTSAQEKQGAGEIPFFRPDSAQQPLLTANVQTSALGSEPAIWGRTPLKVANCWPQKQNAPAPRTPAGHYQIPGLGPLKEALESLNATTKGSGMDTLIDLANQSAYGRTSQRQKNSEENAKIREEALNEQMRRKDYLLKELESLLKREVSEFVVPVIGFCCQLCEEFFGDVASAQDHATCQSHKEKCKKHAKGRKSEGNLQVRPAVDTERREPRGSEHKWTSKEGSEGYRETGEQVLVKVEKLETSRRVRAVSGPSSATPSRTAERKDSVSSRSSWMDRDEDSSSKARKKKKKKKEKKRLKKEKKKEKKEREKKEKADRT; via the exons ATGTTTCACGGTGGTGGACCTGGAGGACGATATCCCAGGCAGTATGAACCCCGTTGTAGAAACCCGACTTCTTTCGATCAACCACCAGGCCCCAGTGTGGCTACCGGCTTTCGGCCGCACGGACAGTACAACCTGCCATCTAGACCCAGGGTACCTTACGGGCCCTTCGAGCCGCACCAGTACGAGGGCAGTCGACCTGCCTTTCCACCATTCTACCTAGGCAATTCGGAAGAATGCCGACGTTCCTCAGCTGGCAGGGGCTATCCTGCGTCCGGCTGTGGAAGCAATCAAGGACCGTGTGGTGGGCCCCCAGGAGAGAATGTCGGCCGG GAACTGAACCCTTGTGCTGGCTTCCCTGTGGTATCCATGGGCAACCCCCACAGTCAAGAAGATATGGAGAA TCAGAGGGCAAGTGAAGAGTTCCTCCGGTGCCTTGCTGCCAAGGAGAAGTTCCCAGTGCGTGACAGAGCGGTCGACCGGGGGGAACCACACTACAGACCTCCCTGCCCGGGGAATGGACAAGGGCAAGAGCCGGGTGCGGATGACCAGGCGtgcaagagacagagcatgGGGCGGAGCAGAAGTCGGCCTCGGAGTCGTAGTCGGGGAAGGAGCGTAGGGAGGAGCAAAAGTCGCCCTCGCAGTCGCCCTCGCAGTCGGAGTCGGGGAAAGAGCATGGGGAGGAGCAAAAGTCGCCCTCGCAGTCGCAGTCGCAGTCGCAGTCGGAGTCGGGGAAAGAGCATGGGGAGGAGCAAATGTCGTCCTCGCAGTCGCAGTCGAAGTTGCAGTCGGGGAAAGAGCATGGGGAGGAGCAAAAGTCGGCCTCGCAGTCGCAGTCGCAGTCGGGGAAAGAGCGCGGGGCGGAGCAAAAGTCGCCCTCGCAGTCGGAGTCGCAGCCAAGAAAAAAGTCTGGCCAAGAGTTGTAGCCAGGGGGCGGGACTTGGGCCCAGTCGAAGctgcagcggcagcagcagcagcagcagcagcatcagcatcaCTGTGGAAGGCACTGGCAGGACTGCTCCCCCCTCGAAGAAAAGTGCAATGGACATGTTCCGAGAGCTTCTGTTGGCTGGTCAGTTGAAGAACAGGGAGGAACTGCTCACCTTGTCCAAGATGGCCGCTCTAAAGAAGCAGTTGGACCCTGCGAGCCATGGCCCTGCCAGCACACAG ACCAGTCGTTACCCCGCGCATGCCTCGGAGGGGCGTCAGACGGGCAGTCTGCCCCGGGAGACGCAGAGTTTGCTGAGTGCCGTGAACAAGGGGATGGAGCCCAGCCTCTTAGCCTCCATCCAGGGGCAAATGGGGGAACAGCCCCATGGCCAGAGGGTGCAGGCGGTGAGGGAGGACGTTCAGACGGGGCAGTGTGCAAACGTTTTCGGCAGCGTCAAGCAGGAGACAGCGGAGGAGAGCGTTGGCGAGTTTCTCCTACCGCACGAAAGGGTCAGGCACGACACCGGCGGCTTCTCCAGGATTTTGGGCGTGATGGGGAACGCGCCCGATCTGCAGGAGAAGAGGAAAATCTTCACGGACATCGAGGACGAGGAGAAGTTCCTCTACGGGGACGAGGATGAGAAAGGCAAGGTGGCGGTCAGGCCCGTGGCGGGGGAGAAGCAGCAGGCCGCTGTCGATTTCGAGAAGATCAAGAAGGCCCTGACGACCATCGGGCTGGACCTGGGCAAAGCGGAGATCAGCAAGATGGTGGCCAGGACGCAGGAACACCAGACGTCGCAGGTCGCGGAGAGCTCGCATCTTCTGAAGGGGGTCTCGTCCTCAGGAGGCCCGAGTCCCAGCCCGAATCACGGTCTGAAACGAAATAGGTCCCCAAACTCAGACACGTACCACAACTCTCATTCGTCTGCCAAGCAGGCTGTGTACAGTGGGGCTCCTGCTGGTTTGGTCAGGTCCGAGTTTGACACGAGCGCTCAGGAGAAGCAGGGAGCCGGGGAGATTCCTTTCTTCAGGCCAGATTCTGCACAGCAGCCCCTCCTGACGGCGAACGTGCAGACGTCCGCCCTTGGCTCTGAACCGGCGATTTGGGGACGGACTCCGCTCAAAGTGGCGAACTGCTGGCCGCAGAAACAGAACGCACCAGCGCCTCGTACCCCTGCCGGTCATTATCAAATCCCAGGGCTGGGCCCTTTAAAGGAAGCTCTGGAGTCACTCAATGCCACAACCAAGG GCTCTGGCATGGACACCCTTATCGACCTCGCCAATCAAAGTGCTTATGGGAGAACTAGCCAAAGACAAAAGAATTCAGAAGAGAATGCCAAG ATCAGAGAAGAGGCTTTGAACGAGCAAATGAGAAGGAAAGACTATCTTCTGAAGGAACTGGAGTCCTTGCTAAAGCGGGAAG TCTCTGAGTTTGTGGTGCCCGTGATTGGTTTTTGCTGCCAGTTGTGCGAAGAGTTTTTTGGGGATGTCGCAAGCGCCCAAGATCACGCCACCTGTCAGAGCCATAAGGAGAAATGCAAG AAACATGCCAAAGGGCGTAAATCAGAGGGAAATCTCCAGGTCCGACCCGCAGTGGACACGGAGAGGCGAGAGCCAAGAGGGTCTGAGCACAAGTGGACCTCCAAGGAGGGATCGGAGGGCTACAGGGAAACCGGAGAACAGGTTTTGGTTAAGGTGGAAAAACTAGAGACCTCGAGACGGGTGAGAGCGGTGTCTGGGCCCAGCTCGGCGACGCCGTCCAGGACGGCCGAAAGGAAGGACAGCGTCTCGTCCAGGAGTTCTTGGATGGACCGCGACGAGGACTCGTCCTCAAAGGCgcgcaaaaagaaaaagaaaaaaaaggaaaagaaaaggttgaaaaaggagaaaaagaaggaaaaaaaggaaagggaaaaaaaggaaaaggctgaCAGAACTTAA